A genome region from Gigantopelta aegis isolate Gae_Host chromosome 3, Gae_host_genome, whole genome shotgun sequence includes the following:
- the LOC121368153 gene encoding fructose-bisphosphate aldolase-like isoform X2, with product MPSFPTYLTTEQEDELRKIANAIVAPGKGILAADESTGTIGKRFAQIGVENTEENRRKYRELLFTCDTVASENIGGVILYHETFFQKDSKGVPFPKLIQNKGIIPGIKVDKGVVPLAGTNGESTTQGLDGLSERCAEYKKGGAQFAKWRCVLKIGSHTPTYQSMMENANVLARYATICQQNGLVPIVEPEVLPDGEHDLFEAQKVTEQVLAFQYKALADHHVFLEGTLLKPNMVTAGQSCSKKFKHEENAKATVLALSRTVPPAVAGVTFLSGGMSEEDATLNLNAINQYPGRKPWALTFSFGRALQASVLAAWQGKDANIAAAQAELCKRAKANGLAALGQYKGGMAGTAADKSLFVADHKY from the exons ATGCCAAGTTTTCCAACTTACCTGACTACGGAGCAGGAGGATGAACTCCGAAAAATTGCCAATGCTATTGTGGCTCCTGGCAAAGGAATTCTAGCAGCTGATGAATCCACAG GAACAATTGGTAAGAGATTTGCCCAGATTGGAGTGGAAAACACTGAAGAAAACCGTCGGAAATACAGAGAATTGCTGTTTACTTGTGACACTGTTGCATCTGAAAACATTGGCGGTGTGATCTTGTACCATGAGACCTTCTTCCAGAAGGACAGTAAAGGTGTACCATTTCCAAAACTTATCCAAAACAAAGGCATTATTCCAGGCATCAAGGTTGACAAAGGTGTTGTTCCTCTTGCAGGAACAAATGGTGAAAGTACCACTCaag GTCTTGATGGGCTGTCAGAGAGGTGTGCTGAGTACAAAAAAGGTGGAGCACAGTTTGCCAAATGGCGTTGTGTTTTGAAGATTGGTTCTCATACACCAACATACCAGAGTATGATGGAAAATGCCAATGTGCTAGCAAGATATGCTACCATTTGTCAGCAG aatggaCTTGTTCCAATTGTTGAACCAGAAGTGTTGCCAGATGGAGAACATGACCTTTTTGAAGCTCAGAAGGTCACAGAACAG GTCCTGGCTTTCCAATACAAGGCCCTGGCAGATCATCACGTGTTCTTGGAAGGCACTCTTCTGAAACCCAACATGGTGACAGCCGGACAGAGTTGCTCCAAGAAGTTCAAGCACGAAGAGAATGCAAAAGCTACTGTACTAGCACTGTCCAGAACTGTGCCACCAGCAGTGGCTG GCGTCACATTTTTGTCCGGGGGAATGTCTGAAGAAGATGCCACTCTCAACTTGAACGCTATCAATCAGTACCCTGGTCGCAAGCCATGGGCTCTCACGTTTTCATTTGGACGAGCCCTGCAGGCCAGTGTTTTGGCTGCATGGCAAGGAAAAGATGCAAATATTGCAGCTGCACAAGCTGAGCTGTGTAAACGTGCAAAG GCCAATGGCTTGGCTGCATTGGGACAATACAAAGGAGGTATGGCAGGGACTGCTGCAGACAAGTCGCTCTTTGTTGCTGATCATAAATATTAG
- the LOC121368153 gene encoding fructose-bisphosphate aldolase-like isoform X1, producing the protein MAGRGVKGASNRSVSPGIKRNPSAMPSFPTYLTTEQEDELRKIANAIVAPGKGILAADESTGTIGKRFAQIGVENTEENRRKYRELLFTCDTVASENIGGVILYHETFFQKDSKGVPFPKLIQNKGIIPGIKVDKGVVPLAGTNGESTTQGLDGLSERCAEYKKGGAQFAKWRCVLKIGSHTPTYQSMMENANVLARYATICQQNGLVPIVEPEVLPDGEHDLFEAQKVTEQVLAFQYKALADHHVFLEGTLLKPNMVTAGQSCSKKFKHEENAKATVLALSRTVPPAVAGVTFLSGGMSEEDATLNLNAINQYPGRKPWALTFSFGRALQASVLAAWQGKDANIAAAQAELCKRAKANGLAALGQYKGGMAGTAADKSLFVADHKY; encoded by the exons ATGGCAGGCAGAGGTGTCAAAGGTGCATCCAACAGAAGTGTCAGCCCGGGAATCAAAAGAA atCCATCAGCCATGCCAAGTTTTCCAACTTACCTGACTACGGAGCAGGAGGATGAACTCCGAAAAATTGCCAATGCTATTGTGGCTCCTGGCAAAGGAATTCTAGCAGCTGATGAATCCACAG GAACAATTGGTAAGAGATTTGCCCAGATTGGAGTGGAAAACACTGAAGAAAACCGTCGGAAATACAGAGAATTGCTGTTTACTTGTGACACTGTTGCATCTGAAAACATTGGCGGTGTGATCTTGTACCATGAGACCTTCTTCCAGAAGGACAGTAAAGGTGTACCATTTCCAAAACTTATCCAAAACAAAGGCATTATTCCAGGCATCAAGGTTGACAAAGGTGTTGTTCCTCTTGCAGGAACAAATGGTGAAAGTACCACTCaag GTCTTGATGGGCTGTCAGAGAGGTGTGCTGAGTACAAAAAAGGTGGAGCACAGTTTGCCAAATGGCGTTGTGTTTTGAAGATTGGTTCTCATACACCAACATACCAGAGTATGATGGAAAATGCCAATGTGCTAGCAAGATATGCTACCATTTGTCAGCAG aatggaCTTGTTCCAATTGTTGAACCAGAAGTGTTGCCAGATGGAGAACATGACCTTTTTGAAGCTCAGAAGGTCACAGAACAG GTCCTGGCTTTCCAATACAAGGCCCTGGCAGATCATCACGTGTTCTTGGAAGGCACTCTTCTGAAACCCAACATGGTGACAGCCGGACAGAGTTGCTCCAAGAAGTTCAAGCACGAAGAGAATGCAAAAGCTACTGTACTAGCACTGTCCAGAACTGTGCCACCAGCAGTGGCTG GCGTCACATTTTTGTCCGGGGGAATGTCTGAAGAAGATGCCACTCTCAACTTGAACGCTATCAATCAGTACCCTGGTCGCAAGCCATGGGCTCTCACGTTTTCATTTGGACGAGCCCTGCAGGCCAGTGTTTTGGCTGCATGGCAAGGAAAAGATGCAAATATTGCAGCTGCACAAGCTGAGCTGTGTAAACGTGCAAAG GCCAATGGCTTGGCTGCATTGGGACAATACAAAGGAGGTATGGCAGGGACTGCTGCAGACAAGTCGCTCTTTGTTGCTGATCATAAATATTAG